In Persicimonas caeni, a single window of DNA contains:
- a CDS encoding group II intron maturase-specific domain-containing protein translates to MTPRTSGHSLATIIEAINRTVRGWYEYFKHSYFNVFDSLDGKIRRRLRAILRKRFKISGHTNHTDNVRWPNAYFANHGLFFMAEARRLELESLRKGTR, encoded by the coding sequence TTGACCCCGCGCACCAGTGGCCACAGCTTGGCTACCATCATCGAGGCGATCAATCGCACCGTCCGCGGATGGTACGAATATTTCAAGCACAGTTATTTCAACGTGTTTGACAGCCTCGACGGCAAGATCCGTAGGCGACTGCGCGCCATTCTGCGCAAGCGCTTCAAGATCTCGGGCCACACCAATCACACCGATAATGTGCGATGGCCCAACGCCTATTTTGCCAACCACGGGCTTTTCTTTATGGCCGAAGCCCGACGGCTGGAACTCGAGTCCTTACGAAAAGGAACCCGCTGA
- a CDS encoding phage holin family protein, with the protein MWFVEFLLSWLVLAFAVWATAAILPKVHIKSFGSAIWVAALFGILNFFLGWLLFAVFTIGTLGLAWLLAFITRWIINAILLKLTDAMTDSLKIEGFSWALIAAALMSLIGTVGEWVVSSLIF; encoded by the coding sequence ATGTGGTTCGTCGAGTTTCTTTTGTCGTGGTTGGTCTTGGCCTTCGCCGTCTGGGCGACGGCGGCCATCTTGCCCAAAGTGCACATCAAGAGCTTCGGCAGCGCCATCTGGGTGGCGGCGCTGTTCGGGATTCTCAACTTCTTCTTGGGCTGGCTCCTCTTCGCCGTCTTCACCATCGGCACGTTGGGACTTGCCTGGTTGTTGGCGTTTATCACGCGTTGGATCATCAACGCGATCTTGCTCAAGCTGACCGACGCGATGACCGACAGCCTCAAGATCGAGGGCTTCAGTTGGGCGTTGATCGCCGCCGCGCTGATGTCGCTCATCGGCACGGTCGGTGAGTGGGTGGTCAGCTCGCTGATCTTCTAA
- the ltrA gene encoding group II intron reverse transcriptase/maturase codes for MEPAIWTDRMLEALERGVKGGKWFSLIDKVYREATLIRAWDAVKANDGAAGVDEMTIADYERHIESNLKRLSRVLKEGSYVPRAVRRTWIPKPGRAEKRPLGIPTVEDRIVQTALKMVLEPIYERDFVRHSYGFRPQRGAKDALRRVDGLLKQGYRWVVDADLKGYFDTIDHDLLMARVEEKVSDGRILELINAFLTCEVVDQGESQKPHRGTPQGGVISPLLANIFLDPLDHLMEEQGFEMVRYADDFVILCRDKEQADKALDVVRKWVQANELTLHPEKTQLVDESEGSFDFLGYAFKRGNKYPSKKAKRRFL; via the coding sequence GTGGAACCAGCGATCTGGACCGACCGGATGCTCGAGGCGCTCGAAAGGGGCGTCAAAGGAGGCAAGTGGTTCAGCCTGATTGACAAAGTCTATCGGGAGGCCACGCTGATCCGCGCATGGGATGCAGTCAAAGCCAACGACGGAGCAGCAGGCGTCGACGAGATGACGATCGCCGACTACGAGCGACACATCGAGTCGAACCTGAAGCGCCTGAGCCGCGTGCTCAAAGAGGGGTCCTATGTGCCCCGAGCCGTCAGGCGAACCTGGATACCCAAGCCGGGTCGAGCCGAGAAGCGACCGCTGGGGATTCCGACCGTAGAGGATCGGATCGTCCAGACGGCGCTCAAGATGGTGCTGGAGCCGATTTACGAGCGAGATTTTGTTCGTCATTCCTACGGCTTTCGACCTCAACGGGGAGCCAAAGATGCGCTGCGACGCGTCGACGGGCTTCTCAAGCAAGGTTATCGGTGGGTGGTGGATGCCGACCTGAAGGGGTACTTCGACACGATCGACCATGATTTGCTCATGGCGCGCGTGGAGGAGAAGGTCTCAGACGGACGCATTCTCGAGCTCATCAATGCCTTTCTTACCTGCGAGGTCGTCGACCAAGGGGAAAGCCAAAAGCCCCACAGAGGCACGCCACAGGGCGGTGTGATTAGCCCGCTCCTGGCAAATATCTTTCTCGATCCGCTCGACCACCTGATGGAAGAGCAAGGGTTTGAGATGGTGCGTTACGCCGACGATTTTGTGATTCTATGCCGGGACAAAGAGCAGGCCGACAAGGCGCTCGACGTGGTCAGAAAGTGGGTGCAAGCCAACGAACTGACGCTACATCCGGAGAAGACCCAACTCGTCGACGAGTCCGAGGGAAGTTTCGACTTTCTGGGCTACGCCTTCAAGCGCGGGAACAAGTACCCGAGCAAGAAGGCCAAACGGAGGTTTCTTTGA
- a CDS encoding pirin family protein, protein MHFETSDPFLFCAHHFDEYPEGNDEMGPNASLAGRHLGRDFAGKDNWRMYHGREVPGFPRHPHRGFETVTVVRTGMLDHSDSMGAAARYGAGDVQWLTAGGGIQHAEMFPLLRSDSPNPLELFQIWLNLPASDKLVDPHFTMLWNEKIPRVVEEDDAGKIVELTLAAGGYGDHTPPSPPPNSWASRAEADVAIWSIKMEAGATFQMPAVSEGTERSLYVHEGAGVRVGDTDVPNARRVQLDGHGPIELAAGGQQTEILLLQGRPIGEPVAKRGPFVMNSQQEIRQAYLDYQRTQFGGWPWGENDPVHQRTKGRFARHIDGRFEEPT, encoded by the coding sequence ATGCACTTCGAGACGAGCGACCCGTTTTTGTTCTGCGCCCACCACTTCGACGAGTACCCCGAGGGCAACGACGAGATGGGCCCCAACGCCTCGCTCGCCGGGCGCCACCTCGGGCGCGACTTCGCCGGCAAGGACAACTGGCGCATGTACCACGGCCGCGAGGTGCCCGGCTTTCCGCGCCACCCGCACCGCGGCTTCGAGACGGTGACCGTGGTGCGCACGGGCATGCTCGACCACTCCGACTCGATGGGCGCGGCGGCGCGCTACGGCGCGGGCGACGTGCAGTGGCTGACCGCCGGCGGGGGCATCCAGCACGCCGAGATGTTCCCCTTGTTGCGCTCGGACTCGCCCAACCCGCTCGAGCTGTTCCAGATCTGGCTCAACCTGCCGGCCAGCGACAAGCTCGTCGACCCGCACTTTACGATGCTGTGGAACGAGAAGATTCCGCGCGTCGTCGAGGAGGACGACGCCGGCAAGATCGTCGAGCTGACCTTGGCCGCCGGAGGCTACGGGGACCACACGCCGCCGTCGCCGCCGCCGAACTCCTGGGCTTCACGTGCCGAGGCCGACGTGGCCATCTGGTCCATCAAGATGGAGGCGGGCGCGACGTTCCAGATGCCCGCCGTCTCCGAGGGGACCGAGCGCTCCCTGTACGTCCACGAGGGCGCCGGCGTCCGAGTCGGCGACACCGACGTGCCCAACGCCCGCCGCGTCCAGCTCGACGGCCACGGCCCCATCGAACTCGCCGCCGGCGGGCAGCAAACCGAGATCCTGCTGCTCCAGGGCCGCCCCATCGGCGAGCCGGTGGCCAAGCGCGGCCCGTTCGTGATGAATTCGCAGCAGGAGATTCGCCAGGCGTATCTCGACTACCAGCGCACCCAGTTCGGCGGCTGGCCGTGGGGCGAGAACGACCCGGTCCACCAACGCACGAAGGGGCGGTTTGCGCGCCACATCGATGGGCGTTTTGAAGAGCCGACTTGA
- a CDS encoding wax ester/triacylglycerol synthase family O-acyltransferase translates to MKKLDPSIVQAQPLSGADHAWLRMDEPTNRMIITGMLSFDERLDDERLAAKLAEDLRPFPRLRQRLVTDGRGHLEPDPNFSFSNHLERVRLDERGDAALQAYVGELMSTRLDPAHPLWKLYVVEQPDSGDTLVARIHHSLADGFSLIYLMLGLVDLDTPVELPFGSVSRPPRGDAPPPIRRDALEQTLDLAGHLAMNSVRALSNPRRLACLAGNLIGLGGRSVSAVANLLTMSDEPDTSLVGELGVEKRVSWTSVIPLDTVKQACRALDCTVNDVLLTALSGAFRRYLEARGERVDGRDLRTIVPINLRPLDERTVQLGNEFGLVFLQLPTGHAEPADRLRVLKERMDALKRSPEAGLTYLTLQALGHLPVAAQELVLKLFRGKASSIITNMPGPKNQLRLAGHLVRDMMFWVPQSQGVGVGVSIFSYNGGVRLGVAADAGLLAEPRALVDAYEAEMRALAGRVELPA, encoded by the coding sequence ATGAAGAAGCTCGATCCATCGATCGTGCAGGCCCAGCCGCTATCGGGAGCCGATCACGCCTGGTTGCGGATGGACGAGCCGACCAACCGGATGATCATCACCGGCATGCTCTCCTTTGACGAGCGCCTCGACGACGAGCGCCTCGCCGCGAAGCTCGCCGAGGATTTGCGCCCGTTCCCGCGGCTTCGCCAACGGCTGGTCACCGACGGGCGCGGCCACCTCGAGCCCGACCCCAACTTCAGCTTCAGCAATCACCTCGAGCGCGTGCGCCTCGACGAGCGCGGCGACGCCGCCCTGCAGGCCTACGTCGGCGAGCTGATGTCGACGCGGCTCGACCCCGCCCACCCGCTGTGGAAGCTATACGTCGTCGAGCAGCCCGACAGCGGCGACACGCTGGTCGCGCGCATCCACCACAGCCTGGCCGACGGGTTCTCGCTCATCTACCTGATGCTGGGGCTCGTCGACCTCGACACCCCCGTCGAGCTCCCCTTCGGCAGCGTCAGCCGCCCGCCGCGCGGCGACGCCCCGCCGCCCATTCGTCGCGACGCGCTCGAGCAGACCCTCGACCTGGCCGGGCACTTGGCCATGAACTCGGTGCGCGCGCTGAGCAACCCGCGAAGGCTCGCGTGCCTGGCCGGCAACTTGATCGGCCTGGGCGGCCGCTCGGTCTCGGCGGTGGCGAATCTCTTGACGATGTCCGACGAGCCCGACACCAGCCTGGTGGGCGAGTTGGGCGTCGAAAAGCGGGTCAGTTGGACGTCTGTCATCCCGCTCGACACGGTCAAGCAGGCGTGCCGCGCGCTCGACTGCACCGTCAACGACGTCTTGCTCACCGCGCTGTCGGGCGCGTTTCGGCGCTACCTCGAGGCGCGCGGCGAGCGCGTCGACGGGCGCGACTTGCGCACGATCGTGCCCATCAACCTGCGCCCCCTCGACGAGCGCACGGTGCAGCTTGGAAACGAGTTCGGCCTGGTCTTTTTGCAGCTGCCCACCGGTCACGCCGAGCCTGCCGACAGGCTGCGCGTGCTCAAAGAGCGCATGGACGCGCTCAAGAGGAGCCCGGAGGCCGGGCTGACCTACCTCACCCTGCAGGCGCTGGGGCACCTGCCTGTGGCCGCCCAGGAGCTCGTCTTGAAGCTCTTTCGCGGCAAGGCGAGCTCGATCATCACCAATATGCCGGGGCCGAAAAACCAGCTTCGGCTGGCCGGTCACCTGGTGCGCGACATGATGTTCTGGGTGCCCCAATCACAGGGCGTGGGCGTGGGAGTGAGCATCTTCAGCTACAACGGCGGGGTGCGCCTGGGCGTGGCGGCCGACGCCGGACTCCTGGCCGAGCCGCGCGCGCTGGTCGATGCCTACGAGGCGGAGATGAGGGCGTTGGCGGGCAGGGTGGAGCTGCCCGCCTGA
- a CDS encoding purple acid phosphatase family protein, with the protein MYQRSILLAALLAVAVATLAACGAAVNTDTYTWSQEQDAPPHMRVVFLENPAEEMAVSWSTRGAETNVVYYDTEPHDGDLEKYAHKAEANLSGTYEDQSAYYHHAYLTNLEPSTTYYFVVASDDRVSREYHVVTAPADDEEFKLLYGGDSRSDRKMRRKINRSLADRLEEDPSIIALVHGGDYIYDGDDFELWNRWLEDYQLTTTESGRVLPIIPTRGNHEGDGMYYNEIFAFPGGTEGDYFRTQIGDRVSFITLDTNSTMSGRQRDWLTAQLADSQDSRWLITSYHRPAFPAVKSAGEARDLWVPLFERFNVDLACESDGHAYKRTVPIRNEQHDETGVVYVGEGGLGVGQRSPKDRWYLRSPGVAASLHHVQLITFNPDELKYEALDVNGRVFDSWTRTPRNRGAMAAN; encoded by the coding sequence ATGTATCAACGCAGTATCCTCCTCGCAGCTTTGCTTGCCGTTGCAGTTGCTACCCTCGCCGCGTGCGGCGCGGCCGTAAATACCGACACTTACACCTGGTCGCAGGAGCAAGACGCACCGCCGCATATGCGGGTGGTCTTTTTGGAGAATCCTGCCGAGGAGATGGCCGTTTCGTGGTCGACGCGCGGCGCCGAGACCAACGTGGTCTACTACGACACCGAGCCCCACGACGGGGATCTCGAAAAGTACGCCCACAAGGCCGAGGCGAATCTGTCGGGCACCTACGAAGACCAGAGCGCGTACTACCACCACGCCTATCTGACCAACCTCGAGCCGTCGACGACCTACTATTTCGTGGTCGCCAGCGACGACCGGGTCTCGCGCGAATATCACGTGGTGACCGCGCCGGCCGACGACGAGGAGTTCAAGCTGCTGTACGGCGGCGACTCGCGCTCGGACCGCAAGATGCGCCGCAAGATCAACCGCTCGCTGGCCGATCGTCTCGAAGAAGATCCGTCGATCATCGCGCTCGTCCACGGCGGCGACTACATCTACGACGGCGACGACTTCGAGCTGTGGAACCGTTGGCTGGAGGACTACCAGCTCACGACCACCGAGTCGGGCCGCGTGCTCCCGATCATCCCCACGCGCGGCAACCACGAGGGCGACGGGATGTACTACAACGAGATCTTCGCCTTTCCGGGGGGCACCGAGGGAGACTATTTCCGCACTCAGATCGGCGACCGCGTCTCGTTCATCACGCTCGACACCAACAGCACGATGTCCGGTCGCCAGCGCGACTGGTTGACCGCGCAGTTGGCCGACTCACAAGACTCGCGCTGGCTGATCACCAGCTACCACCGCCCGGCGTTCCCGGCGGTCAAGTCGGCCGGTGAGGCCCGCGACCTGTGGGTCCCCCTGTTCGAGCGCTTCAACGTCGACCTGGCCTGCGAGTCCGACGGACACGCCTACAAGCGCACCGTGCCCATCCGCAACGAGCAACACGACGAGACCGGCGTGGTCTACGTGGGCGAGGGCGGCCTGGGCGTCGGCCAGCGCAGCCCCAAAGACCGCTGGTACCTGCGCTCGCCGGGCGTGGCCGCTAGCCTTCACCACGTCCAGTTGATCACGTTCAACCCCGACGAGCTCAAGTACGAGGCCCTCGACGTCAACGGGCGAGTGTTCGACTCGTGGACGCGCACCCCGCGCAACCGCGGCGCCATGGCGGCGAACTGA